From Streptomyces sp. NBC_01460, a single genomic window includes:
- a CDS encoding 50S ribosomal protein bL37: protein MSSKRRRKKKARRKNGANHGSRPQT, encoded by the coding sequence ATGTCCTCGAAGCGACGTCGTAAGAAGAAGGCCCGCCGCAAGAACGGCGCGAACCACGGCAGCCGTCCTCAGACCTGA
- a CDS encoding DUF2470 domain-containing protein, which translates to MRPFTSRVTQPTPAERVLSILTAAHSMTVVSDGHDPVEVHRLDGTAAMGHIHLHEPSEPGLAPAGPRVPVRLEFTDIAPTPVRDRTRARVTVTGLLSAPYSTESAESTCMEFGQAVFEDDRGRAFVTLDTLQETDPDPIASSEAGMLTHLVDDHGELVPLLLRLVQPQPDKGVKRILPLAMDRYGVTLRLEYSGSHRDVRLPFAKPLARLDQAGPQIHALLAAARRASHRNQLLT; encoded by the coding sequence ATGCGTCCTTTCACCTCCCGCGTCACCCAGCCCACCCCCGCCGAACGCGTGCTGTCGATCCTGACCGCGGCCCATTCGATGACGGTGGTGAGCGACGGACACGACCCCGTCGAGGTGCACCGGCTCGACGGAACGGCCGCGATGGGCCACATCCACCTCCACGAACCGTCCGAGCCGGGCCTCGCCCCGGCCGGGCCGCGCGTCCCGGTCCGGCTGGAGTTCACCGACATCGCGCCCACGCCGGTACGTGACCGCACACGCGCCCGTGTCACGGTGACCGGCCTGCTGTCCGCCCCGTACAGCACGGAATCCGCGGAGAGCACCTGCATGGAGTTCGGCCAGGCGGTCTTCGAGGACGACAGGGGCCGGGCATTCGTCACCCTGGACACACTGCAGGAGACGGACCCCGATCCGATCGCCAGCAGCGAGGCGGGAATGCTGACCCACCTCGTGGACGACCACGGCGAGCTCGTCCCGCTGCTCCTCCGCCTCGTGCAACCACAGCCGGACAAGGGCGTGAAGCGCATCCTCCCCCTGGCGATGGACCGCTACGGCGTGACCCTGCGCCTGGAGTACTCAGGCAGCCACCGTGATGTGCGGCTGCCGTTCGCGAAGCCCCTGGCCCGCCTCGACCAGGCCGGTCCGCAGATCCACGCCCTGCTGGCCGCCGCACGTCGCGCCTCCCACCGCAACCAGTTGCTCACCTGA
- a CDS encoding MarR family winged helix-turn-helix transcriptional regulator: MHQSSSPAGPTDEQRIESAARGLLRGIGRLSQTLFRTGDFGLGRSQVAVLDSLEDGPRRVTVLAAHTGMAQPRVTVVLQGLEERGLATRERRAADRRVVEASLTPAGRELLDRGRRRMAAALLRGLDAGVDDSERAVGAARDALTTLLNAMDSEPF, from the coding sequence ATGCATCAATCGTCGTCCCCGGCAGGCCCCACCGACGAGCAGCGCATCGAAAGCGCCGCTCGGGGCCTCCTCCGAGGCATCGGACGGCTCTCGCAGACACTCTTCCGCACCGGCGACTTCGGGCTCGGCCGCAGCCAGGTGGCCGTACTCGACTCCCTGGAGGACGGCCCCCGCCGGGTCACCGTTCTCGCCGCGCACACCGGTATGGCCCAGCCCCGCGTGACCGTGGTGCTGCAGGGCCTCGAGGAGCGCGGTCTGGCCACGCGCGAACGACGCGCGGCCGACCGGCGTGTCGTGGAGGCGTCCCTGACGCCGGCCGGACGGGAACTGCTCGACCGGGGGCGTCGGCGGATGGCCGCGGCGCTCCTGCGAGGTCTCGACGCGGGCGTCGACGACTCCGAGCGCGCCGTGGGTGCCGCCCGGGACGCCCTCACCACCCTGTTGAACGCGATGGATTCGGAGCCCTTTTGA
- the malX gene encoding maltose/glucose-specific PTS transporter subunit IIBC, whose product MQKTKAALWEFLQGLGKTFMLPVALLAFCGIMLGIGSSLSSEAVTDNLPFLKAEGFHLVFTWMANTGLVAFTFLPVLFAMAIPLGLAREDKGVAAFSGFVGFAAMNLAVNFYLTAKGVDLEDGKAIEHYGIADVLGVQSIDTGLLGAVAVGIVVSLLHQRFRTQRMPDALAFFGGLRFVPIISALVLSVLGLLIPLVWPTFNGWITAVGRGIGHTGVFGPFFFGMGEVLLRPIGLHHILVAMFRFTDVGGSGAVCGDQVSGALNMFYAHLDCAGAPNGAVTDATHFLSQGKMASYLGGLPGAALAMYHCANRKMRPEIKALLVSGVVACVVGGITEPLEFLFLFVAPWLYAIHAVLVGLGFLTAALLGVFIGNTDGNVIDWLVFGVLQGSTTKWYLVPVIAAVWFAVYYFLFRWAITRFDLRTPGREDESEQAEEDSEPVPQDGEAQPVRELVAGKYDAAAILDAIGGAGNIRSLDNCITRLRMTVEDAGEVDEARLKKLGAVGVIKLDDHNVQVVIGPQVQSVKDAIATMIPVG is encoded by the coding sequence ATGCAGAAGACCAAAGCCGCACTCTGGGAATTCCTCCAGGGGCTCGGCAAGACGTTCATGCTCCCCGTGGCCCTGCTCGCGTTCTGCGGCATCATGCTGGGCATCGGCTCCTCGCTGTCCAGCGAGGCGGTCACCGACAACCTCCCCTTCCTCAAGGCCGAGGGCTTCCACCTCGTCTTCACCTGGATGGCCAACACGGGGCTGGTCGCCTTCACCTTCCTGCCCGTCCTCTTCGCGATGGCCATCCCGCTCGGCCTCGCCCGTGAGGACAAGGGTGTCGCCGCCTTCTCCGGCTTCGTCGGCTTCGCCGCCATGAATCTGGCGGTGAACTTCTACCTCACCGCCAAGGGCGTCGATCTCGAGGACGGGAAGGCGATCGAGCACTACGGCATAGCCGACGTGCTGGGCGTGCAGTCCATCGATACGGGACTCCTCGGAGCCGTGGCCGTTGGCATCGTTGTCAGCCTCCTCCACCAGCGCTTTCGTACCCAGCGGATGCCCGACGCGCTGGCCTTCTTCGGCGGCCTGCGCTTCGTACCGATCATCTCCGCCCTGGTCCTGAGCGTCCTCGGCCTGCTCATCCCGCTGGTGTGGCCGACCTTCAACGGCTGGATCACCGCCGTGGGCCGGGGCATCGGGCACACCGGTGTCTTCGGACCGTTCTTCTTCGGCATGGGCGAGGTGCTGCTGCGGCCGATCGGCCTGCACCACATCCTCGTCGCCATGTTCCGGTTCACCGACGTCGGCGGCTCGGGGGCCGTGTGCGGGGACCAGGTCTCCGGTGCCCTGAACATGTTCTACGCGCACCTGGACTGCGCGGGGGCACCGAACGGGGCGGTCACCGACGCCACCCACTTCCTCTCCCAGGGCAAGATGGCGTCCTACCTGGGCGGACTCCCCGGCGCGGCACTCGCGATGTACCACTGCGCGAACAGGAAGATGCGCCCGGAGATCAAGGCCCTGCTGGTGTCGGGTGTGGTGGCCTGCGTGGTCGGCGGCATCACGGAACCGCTGGAGTTCCTGTTCCTGTTCGTCGCACCGTGGCTGTATGCCATCCACGCGGTCCTGGTGGGGCTCGGATTCCTCACGGCCGCCCTGCTCGGCGTCTTCATCGGGAACACCGACGGCAACGTCATCGACTGGCTGGTGTTCGGCGTCCTCCAGGGATCGACGACCAAGTGGTACCTGGTGCCCGTGATCGCTGCCGTGTGGTTCGCCGTGTACTACTTCCTGTTCCGCTGGGCGATCACCCGCTTCGACCTCAGGACCCCCGGCCGCGAGGACGAGTCGGAGCAGGCGGAGGAGGACTCCGAGCCCGTCCCACAGGACGGCGAGGCGCAGCCCGTACGCGAACTGGTGGCGGGGAAGTACGACGCCGCGGCCATCCTCGACGCGATCGGCGGCGCCGGCAACATCCGGTCCCTGGACAACTGCATCACCCGTCTGCGCATGACGGTGGAGGACGCCGGAGAGGTCGACGAGGCGCGGCTGAAGAAGCTCGGCGCCGTGGGCGTGATCAAGCTCGACGACCACAACGTGCAGGTCGTCATCGGGCCGCAGGTCCAGTCCGTGAAGGACGCCATCGCCACCATGATCCCGGTGGGCTGA
- a CDS encoding AAA family ATPase gives MRTGSEETRLIVVRGNSASGKSSVAAGVRDRFGRGLAVVGQDNLRRTVLRERDRPGGTNIGLIDTVARYALEAGYHVVVEGILYADRYGEMLTRLVADHRGVSRCYYLDIPIEETFVRHAAKADPVYLAQVTEYQLRDWYRERDLLPGGIESVLDSRSTLDGTIDRVMRETGLAGLPAHED, from the coding sequence ATGAGGACGGGAAGCGAAGAGACCCGGCTGATCGTCGTACGGGGGAACTCGGCATCGGGCAAGTCCTCGGTGGCGGCCGGGGTCCGCGACCGGTTCGGCCGCGGCCTGGCCGTGGTCGGGCAGGACAACCTCCGCCGGACCGTGCTGCGTGAGCGGGACCGGCCCGGCGGCACAAACATCGGGCTGATCGACACGGTCGCGCGCTACGCGCTCGAAGCCGGCTACCACGTCGTCGTCGAGGGCATCCTGTACGCCGACCGCTACGGTGAGATGCTCACGCGCCTGGTCGCCGACCACCGCGGCGTCTCCCGCTGCTACTACCTCGACATCCCGATCGAGGAGACGTTCGTCCGCCACGCCGCCAAGGCCGATCCGGTGTACCTCGCGCAGGTGACGGAGTACCAGCTGCGTGACTGGTACCGGGAGCGCGATCTCCTGCCCGGCGGCATCGAGTCCGTCCTCGACAGCCGGAGCACCCTCGACGGGACGATCGACCGCGTCATGCGCGAGACCGGTCTCGCGGGCCTGCCCGCCCACGAGGACTGA
- a CDS encoding MalY/PatB family protein — MATTSPGATGATRDPYDFGTPVDRHGTWCTQWDYVEDRFGVPGLLPFTISDMDFETAPEIMTALRGRLDHGVLGYSRWRQDDFLSAIVHWYATRHATTVDPASVVYAPSVVYQVSQLLRLWSRPGDGVVAHTPMYDAFPRTVAAHGRRLLECPLDDRAELERLLALPDTAVLLLCSPHNPTGRVWSQAELERMARLCERHGVAVISDEIHSDLAHAPHVHRPWAGIGGEGRWAVVTSASKSFNIPALTGSYGIMGDPVSRDAYLRQLKEADGLSSPAVLSLVGHIAAYREGGPWLDALRAYLAGNLTMVADRLREEFLGLGWEPPQAGYLAWIDLRPLGVDDDALQRELVEVEKVAIMPGAAYGAPGWLRLNVGCPRSKAEAGVEALVRALHRLTRAGRAPGLSP; from the coding sequence ATGGCCACCACTTCCCCCGGGGCGACCGGGGCCACCCGGGACCCCTACGACTTCGGCACCCCGGTGGACCGGCACGGCACCTGGTGCACGCAGTGGGACTACGTCGAGGACCGCTTCGGCGTCCCCGGCCTGCTGCCGTTCACGATCTCCGACATGGACTTCGAGACCGCCCCGGAGATCATGACCGCGCTCCGCGGCCGCCTGGACCACGGCGTGCTGGGTTACTCGCGGTGGCGCCAGGACGACTTCCTCTCCGCGATCGTCCACTGGTACGCGACGAGGCACGCGACCACCGTCGATCCCGCGTCGGTCGTCTACGCGCCCTCCGTCGTCTACCAGGTGTCGCAGCTGCTCCGGCTCTGGTCGCGTCCCGGTGACGGCGTGGTCGCCCACACCCCCATGTACGACGCGTTCCCCAGGACGGTGGCGGCCCACGGGCGGCGGCTGCTGGAGTGCCCGCTCGACGACCGGGCGGAGCTGGAACGGCTCCTGGCGCTGCCCGACACGGCCGTGCTGCTCCTCTGTTCCCCGCACAACCCGACGGGCAGGGTCTGGTCCCAGGCCGAGCTGGAGCGCATGGCGCGGCTGTGCGAGCGGCACGGCGTCGCCGTGATCAGTGACGAGATCCACTCCGACCTGGCTCATGCCCCGCATGTCCACCGCCCCTGGGCGGGAATCGGCGGCGAGGGCCGGTGGGCCGTGGTCACCTCGGCGTCCAAGTCGTTCAACATTCCGGCGCTGACCGGCAGTTACGGGATCATGGGCGATCCCGTGTCCCGTGACGCGTATCTGAGGCAGCTCAAGGAGGCGGACGGCCTCTCCTCCCCCGCCGTGCTGTCGCTGGTGGGCCACATCGCCGCGTACAGGGAGGGGGGCCCCTGGCTGGACGCCCTGCGCGCGTATCTCGCGGGGAACCTCACGATGGTCGCCGACCGGCTCCGCGAGGAGTTCCTGGGGCTCGGCTGGGAGCCTCCGCAGGCCGGATATCTCGCCTGGATCGACCTCCGGCCGCTGGGCGTCGACGACGATGCCCTCCAGCGCGAGCTCGTCGAGGTGGAGAAGGTGGCCATCATGCCCGGCGCCGCCTACGGCGCGCCGGGATGGCTGCGGCTGAACGTCGGGTGTCCCCGGTCCAAGGCGGAGGCGGGCGTCGAGGCCCTGGTGCGCGCGCTGCACCGCCTCACGCGGGCCGGGCGGGCGCCCGGCCTGTCGCCCTGA
- a CDS encoding VOC family protein — protein MANRWVGVTVDCVDVERVSAFWSVLLNRPPGPSRPGWVYLGRHDDPQPRLVFQPVAEPNPGKVRLHLDVLVDDIDQGITQVLALGGRSTGERHDYDEGVVVVMADPEGHEFCLAQFY, from the coding sequence GTGGCGAACCGCTGGGTGGGAGTGACCGTCGACTGCGTCGACGTGGAGCGCGTGTCGGCCTTCTGGAGCGTGCTGCTCAACCGTCCGCCGGGCCCTTCCCGGCCGGGCTGGGTCTACCTCGGCCGTCACGACGACCCGCAGCCGCGCCTCGTCTTCCAGCCGGTGGCCGAGCCGAACCCGGGCAAGGTCCGCCTGCATCTGGACGTCTTGGTCGACGACATCGACCAGGGCATCACGCAGGTCCTCGCCCTGGGGGGCCGGTCCACCGGCGAGCGGCACGACTACGACGAGGGTGTCGTCGTCGTGATGGCCGATCCCGAAGGGCACGAGTTCTGCCTGGCGCAGTTCTACTGA
- a CDS encoding ABC transporter ATP-binding protein, which produces MIEPVVSAAEQELFGGPLRYDGVFAEHERARLDLTMLSAVRAMPRLISSTLRRAWAADRPALLAVGVSEIGQGIAAAVTLLAVNSVMHALLGGGDPVERLRAALPALIVVAAVAVVNAGLAGLSTSRAGRLEPLVERIATTEYLEAATVVELEAIEDPEFRRLIDVAQFGAASARRMIGACVAALNGTISLVATASILTVLHPALLPMLLLIAAPRGWGAMRVAQERYASVMAWVEHLRASRLIANLLTERGAAQEVRIHSVGAFLLEKYRGMAESAEAEQKRLANGKAMTELMAAALSGLALASTYGVMLWLILAGHMSLAVAGTAVIAVRSGSASLGALVMNVNQLHEESLYVQDHERFLAEAARRAIPGSGGRLPERVGRVVLDGVTYRYPDRDAPALDGVSITLPMGSVTAVVGENGSGKSTLMKILAGLLLPHGGTVRWGTAELSALDRSQVFDRVALLTQDFQRWPMTAALNIGIGRPGRHAGQEELRPSIDYAGAGPVIEKLPHGLRTLLARMFRGASELSGGEWQKIGLARTHWRTETCRADSVLIVDEPTSALDPEAEIAAFDAIRRLAGPHRAVVLVTHRMSGVRHADTIHVLSGGRLTEQGTHDELMAAQGRYAAMFTTQAAQYAAEPHSSVPRPASPPTRKPA; this is translated from the coding sequence ATGATCGAGCCGGTGGTCTCCGCCGCCGAACAGGAGCTGTTCGGCGGCCCGTTGCGCTACGACGGCGTGTTCGCCGAGCACGAACGCGCCCGGCTGGACCTGACGATGCTGTCGGCGGTGCGGGCCATGCCCCGCCTGATCAGCTCCACGTTACGCCGGGCCTGGGCCGCCGACCGGCCGGCGCTGCTGGCCGTCGGCGTCAGCGAGATCGGCCAGGGCATCGCGGCCGCGGTGACCCTCCTCGCGGTCAACTCCGTGATGCACGCCCTGCTCGGCGGCGGCGATCCCGTCGAGCGGCTGCGGGCCGCCCTGCCCGCGCTGATCGTCGTGGCCGCTGTCGCGGTGGTCAACGCCGGTCTCGCCGGCCTGTCCACGTCACGGGCCGGCCGCCTGGAACCGCTGGTCGAACGGATCGCGACGACGGAGTACCTGGAAGCGGCGACCGTGGTCGAGCTGGAGGCGATCGAGGACCCGGAGTTCCGCCGGCTGATCGACGTCGCCCAGTTCGGAGCGGCCTCCGCCCGTCGGATGATCGGCGCGTGCGTGGCCGCACTGAACGGCACGATCTCCCTGGTCGCGACGGCAAGCATCCTGACCGTCCTTCACCCGGCCCTGCTCCCCATGCTGTTGCTGATCGCGGCCCCTCGCGGCTGGGGGGCGATGCGGGTCGCCCAGGAGCGGTACGCGTCCGTGATGGCGTGGGTCGAGCACCTGCGTGCCAGTCGGCTGATCGCGAACCTGCTCACCGAGCGCGGCGCGGCCCAGGAGGTGCGGATCCACTCCGTAGGCGCGTTCCTCCTGGAGAAGTACCGCGGCATGGCGGAGAGCGCCGAGGCCGAGCAGAAGCGGCTGGCGAACGGCAAGGCGATGACCGAGCTGATGGCCGCGGCACTGTCCGGTCTCGCACTCGCCTCCACGTACGGCGTGATGCTCTGGCTGATCCTGGCCGGCCACATGAGTCTGGCGGTGGCCGGCACCGCGGTGATCGCCGTGCGGTCCGGCTCGGCGAGCCTGGGGGCCCTCGTCATGAACGTCAACCAGCTCCACGAGGAGAGCCTGTACGTGCAGGACCACGAGCGGTTCCTGGCGGAGGCCGCCCGGCGTGCCATCCCCGGCAGCGGGGGGCGTCTGCCGGAGCGCGTGGGCCGGGTGGTCCTCGACGGCGTCACCTACCGCTACCCGGACCGCGACGCCCCCGCACTGGACGGGGTGTCGATCACGCTCCCCATGGGCTCGGTCACCGCCGTCGTCGGTGAGAACGGTTCGGGGAAGAGCACGCTGATGAAGATCCTCGCGGGGCTGCTGCTGCCTCATGGCGGCACGGTGCGCTGGGGCACGGCGGAGCTGTCGGCCCTCGACCGGTCGCAGGTGTTCGACCGCGTGGCGCTGCTGACGCAGGACTTCCAGCGCTGGCCGATGACCGCGGCCCTCAACATCGGCATCGGCCGCCCCGGCCGCCACGCAGGGCAGGAGGAGCTCCGGCCCTCCATCGACTACGCCGGAGCGGGCCCGGTCATCGAGAAGCTCCCCCACGGTCTGCGGACCCTGCTGGCCCGCATGTTCCGCGGGGCGTCCGAACTCTCGGGCGGCGAATGGCAGAAGATCGGTCTGGCCCGCACCCACTGGCGCACCGAGACGTGCCGGGCGGACAGCGTGCTGATCGTCGACGAGCCCACCTCGGCGCTCGACCCGGAGGCCGAGATCGCCGCCTTCGACGCCATCCGGCGCCTCGCCGGCCCGCACCGGGCCGTCGTGCTCGTCACGCACCGCATGTCCGGCGTCCGCCACGCCGACACCATCCACGTCCTCTCCGGGGGCCGGCTCACCGAGCAGGGAACGCACGACGAACTCATGGCCGCCCAGGGGCGCTACGCGGCCATGTTCACCACGCAGGCCGCCCAGTACGCGGCGGAGCCCCACAGCTCCGTACCGCGCCCCGCCTCACCGCCGACCCGGAAGCCCGCCTGA